A window of the Fusarium poae strain DAOMC 252244 chromosome 3, whole genome shotgun sequence genome harbors these coding sequences:
- a CDS encoding hypothetical protein (TransMembrane:3 (n7-18c26/27o36-53i60-82o94-112i)~BUSCO:53112at5125), whose product MRIRLPVAGAFLVLLLIAAYVGLTSIQLGQYVNDKVLHFITFFILSVVFYWIVDTNRRRVMNMTLVVCTIILGVGSEFVQSFLDNGREFDLHDIVANLIGSLLGVGLCSWYHKRMLERRRRRRYSAVPGEDQGDVELGEGHESGVVEGASRSLTLEEEVDNWDENQIDDDWDEEETHDVPANTHALDDSADIGDLAETKKRMD is encoded by the exons ATGAGAATACGACTCCCAGTTGCAG GCGCCTTCCTGGTCTTGCTGCTCATCGCTGCCTATGTCGGCCTAACTTCGATACAGCTTGGCCAATATGTCAATGACAAAGTGCTTCACTTCATCACCTTTTTCATACTCAGCGTTGTGTTCTACTGGATTGTAGACACCAATAGACGGCGAGTCATGAATATGACCCTGGTAGTCTGCACAATCATCCTTGGCGTTGGTTCTGAATTCGTTCAGAGCTTTCTTGACAATGGCCGGGAATTCGATTTGCACGACATCGTTGCGAATCTGATAGGAAGCTTGCTCGGTGTCGGTCTATGCTCGTGGTATCACAAGCGTATGCTTGAGCGCAGGCGACGCAGGCGGTACAGTGCTGTTCCTGGCGAGGATCAAGGCGACGTCGAGCTTGGTGAAGGCCACGAATCTGGTGTGGTGGAAGGAGCGAGTCGGTCTCTCACTCTGGAAGAAGAGGTTGATAATTGGGACGAGAATCAGATCGACGATGATTGGGACGAGGAAGAAACCCACGATGTTCCAGCCAACACCCACGCTTTGGATGATAGTGCCGACATCGGGGATTTGGCAGAAACTAAGAAACGAATGGATTAA